GGATGGAGGCTGGGGGATAGGGGATAGAGGATAGAGGCTGGGGGCTGGTTCGACCGCTTCAAAATCGGGTTCCGGGTTCCGGGTTCCGGGTTCCGGGTTCCGGGTTCCGGGTTCCACAGCCTCACTTTCCAATGTTGGAGTCACTTCCAGCTCTGGCACTGAATCAATATCAAATTCCAGCCGTTCTGGTTCAGGCTCTTTGATTGCCTGGGTTTGGAGTTTTCAACCTCAGGTTCTTCAGGTTCTGATTCGAACTGAGTTTCTTCTTGAGAAAGTTTAGTTTCCGCAACCAGTTCATCTATCAGGGGTTCAAGTGAAGAAACAGACAAATCATCAGGCTCAACCGCTAACTCGATTTCCGTGTCCAGAACTTCTCCAAATTGATTTTCAAGCACAGCCGCAAGTTCGATTTCCCTGGAAATCAGGTTGTCATCTGGTTCGGAAGCTTCTTCTTGAATTAACTCATACTGAAGTGCCTGTGATTCAACATCTTTCAATTCCAATGAATAATCAGTCTCTGGTTCCTGGAGTAGATCTTCATCTATCAGGTCAGCCACCAGGGGTTCGAGCGAAGGCGCCGCCAAATCATCAGCTTCATGAACTGGCTCAATTTCGGTGTCCAACACTTCTCCAAACTGATTTTCGATCAGGCTGCTGGCTTCAAATTCCCTGGAAATCAGATCTTCATTCAATTGGCCAGAATCTTCCTGATGCATCAACTCATACTGAAGCGCCTGTGATTCAACGTCTTCGGATACTGGCTCAATCACATCGGCAGTCACAGGTTCAGCGTCTTCCTCAACTAAAGTTGGAATTTCCAACTCATCCGTCAGTTCTGCAATTCCTGAGCCCTGGATTTCAAAGGTGGTCACTTCCCCAACCACGGCAAAGTCGTACCCGTCGTCTGACACAGACTCACTCACCTCGATTGCTTCTGCAATCGCGGATTCAACTGTCGCCTCACCTAAAGTTGGAGGTTCCGGCTCAATCTCAACTTCCACAGACTCTAAACCCGGAACCCTGAACCCTGAACCCTGACTTTCAAATGTGGTCACTTCCCCAACCACAGCAAAGCCAGCATCTTCCAAAGCAGGCGCTTCTGTTTCAGGGACTTCCTCAAATTGGGCTGACACAATTTCTCCAGTTGGACCTGGAGGTTCCGGCTCAACCTCAGCTTCCACAAACCCGGAACCCGGAACCCGGAACCCGGAACCCGGACTTTCAAATCCTGAAACCGGCGTTTCAAAGCCTAAACCCGGATTTACCAGCGGTCCGGTAAATAATTCTCCGCCGGAAGCAGAAATGGCAAATAACCTGGCGGTTGAGAATTTACGAACTGGTTCTTCATCCAAAGGAGTTTCAGGTTCCGGAAGTGTATCTTCAACAACAGGTTCCGCCACCCCTGAACCCTGAACCCTGAACCCTGAACCCTGGCTTTCAAACCCTGAACCCTGGCTTTCAAACCCTGAACCCTGGTTGGTCTCCCAGGGTGGAGGTTCGGTCACGGCTGCTTCGGAAATCGCGGGAATTTCCGACATTTCTGGAATGGCTGGGGATTCAGCCTGCTGGTACATCTGATAGGCTTGGGCCAGAAAATCCTGGGCGTATCGTTGGGCTTCAAGTGAATCCCACGACTCAAAAGCAGGTTCTGGAATTACCGCTGGCGATTCTGGTAATTCCGCTACCTCTGGGGTCGAAGAAGTCAGTTGTGGCTCTGGAGTGCGCGGAATTTCAAAAACCATGGCATTTGAGGAAGGCTCTGGTTGAATTTTCGCCGTCTGACTGGATGGTTTGGCACTCACAGGCTCCATTGTGCCGGGAACTTCAAAGAACGTCGTGGTAGTTGAATCAACAATTTTGGCGCCGCCCTGTGAAAACTCGACGGGTGACTGCAGAAAATCCGTCACATTGAGTTCGATCACATCATCGTCCGCCGGAGGTGAAACCATCTCCACGGTTTCCTCCATTGCGGAATCAGTTGACAGCATTTCCCCGCTTTCAAGCGACCTGAGGAAGGAAACGTCAAACCGGCCAGTCAACAGTTTGGTTTGGACGACCGGATTGAGATAGGGATTGAGGAAATAGGCTTCCTGACGGATTTCTTCAGCCGCTGCATAATTTTCACGAGTTTCGTACAGTCGGGCAATTTCCAGGCATTCAAGCGCCGCTTTTTCCGCCAAACCACTTTCAACATATCGCTGTTTTAACTGCTGGCGGGCTTCGATGAAATCTGGCTGCTGGGCAACCAGGTCTTCAATCAATTTGATGCGGGCCTGTGCCAGTTCTGGATTTTTCGCCAGCATCTCTTCAAGCAGCTCGGTGCTGTAATCAGCCGATGATTCAACCTTTTCAGTCAGATCAACATCGTCATCAAGCTCAACCGTTTGAAGGGTATCGGAGGAAAGTTCCCCAGTAACGGGCCCGATTTGGGCCAGTTGAATCCGGTAGGTTTTCTTCCCTGGCGTCAGCCCGATGAGCCGTTCAAGTGCCATTCGGGCCTGCTTGTTCAATCCATGTTCCAAGGCAACTTCAACCACGGTATTGAGCGTGGTGGTCAGGTTCCGTTTTTCACCAACCCGCTCGTAAATATCAGCCAATGTCGTGAGCGCCATCAGGTTGCGTGGATCCTGGCTGACAATATTTTTCAAAATCGCCGTGGCGCGTTTTTTGTGGCGCCGGGCAACGATGAGATCCAGGCACTTGCCGATGAGCACCACCGCCCGGTTGTATTCGCCGCTGTTGACATAACCGCGGGCAACTTCAAGCAGGTATTCATACCGTTGCGGGTCCAGATCAAGCAGCCGAAGAAAGGCTTCTTCAGCTTCCGGATACATCCGGGCCTGAAGGCAGGTCCGTCCCAGCAACACGATCAAATCAACGTCATTGGGTGTGTTTTCAAGCAACTCCTGGAGCATGGCAACCGCCCCCTGGCGATCACCGTGTTGCAGGGAAAAATCGGTCAGTGCTCTGAGTGCAGGTTTGGAACCGGGTTTGACGACCAGTGCTTTTTGAAATGCCTGTAACCCTTCGGCCAACTGGGCCTTATGGTAAAACTCACGTCCCACCGTCACATAGATGTCGTGGGCTTCGTCAATCGAATCAATGCCAAAGAGCGCTTCGGCCAGTTCCATTTTTAAATATGGGTTGTCGGGATTGAGTTTGACCGCTTCGCGGAGCACTTTCACCGCGTTGACGTAATGTCCGCCGTGTTTACAGGCGTGAGAGGCGTTGACATAAATCTGGAGTGCATCCGAGGTCAGGCCCTGTTTGTTGAGCAGGTCAGCCAATACCAGAGCGACGCTATAATCAGTCGGATCAAGACGGTTGGCCTTG
This region of Acidobacteriota bacterium genomic DNA includes:
- a CDS encoding tetratricopeptide repeat protein; its protein translation is MSLFFSFNKEKSLKAAEKYTQQGKIEAAIKEYERILEADPADLSVCVTLAGLYAQVKRNKDAAAKYLKVADYYRKKGNLPQSTALYRKANRLDPTDYSVALVLADLLNKQGLTSDALQIYVNASHACKHGGHYVNAVKVLREAVKLNPDNPYLKMELAEALFGIDSIDEAHDIYVTVGREFYHKAQLAEGLQAFQKALVVKPGSKPALRALTDFSLQHGDRQGAVAMLQELLENTPNDVDLIVLLGRTCLQARMYPEAEEAFLRLLDLDPQRYEYLLEVARGYVNSGEYNRAVVLIGKCLDLIVARRHKKRATAILKNIVSQDPRNLMALTTLADIYERVGEKRNLTTTLNTVVEVALEHGLNKQARMALERLIGLTPGKKTYRIQLAQIGPVTGELSSDTLQTVELDDDVDLTEKVESSADYSTELLEEMLAKNPELAQARIKLIEDLVAQQPDFIEARQQLKQRYVESGLAEKAALECLEIARLYETRENYAAAEEIRQEAYFLNPYLNPVVQTKLLTGRFDVSFLRSLESGEMLSTDSAMEETVEMVSPPADDDVIELNVTDFLQSPVEFSQGGAKIVDSTTTTFFEVPGTMEPVSAKPSSQTAKIQPEPSSNAMVFEIPRTPEPQLTSSTPEVAELPESPAVIPEPAFESWDSLEAQRYAQDFLAQAYQMYQQAESPAIPEMSEIPAISEAAVTEPPPWETNQGSGFESQGSGFESQGSGFRVQGSGVAEPVVEDTLPEPETPLDEEPVRKFSTARLFAISASGGELFTGPLVNPGLGFETPVSGFESPGSGFRVPGSGFVEAEVEPEPPGPTGEIVSAQFEEVPETEAPALEDAGFAVVGEVTTFESQGSGFRVPGLESVEVEIEPEPPTLGEATVESAIAEAIEVSESVSDDGYDFAVVGEVTTFEIQGSGIAELTDELEIPTLVEEDAEPVTADVIEPVSEDVESQALQYELMHQEDSGQLNEDLISREFEASSLIENQFGEVLDTEIEPVHEADDLAAPSLEPLVADLIDEDLLQEPETDYSLELKDVESQALQYELIQEEASEPDDNLISREIELAAVLENQFGEVLDTEIELAVEPDDLSVSSLEPLIDELVAETKLSQEETQFESEPEEPEVENSKPRQSKSLNQNGWNLILIQCQSWK